The nucleotide sequence CTTCAACAAATGCAAAATAAGGGCTGTCAGCACTTACATCATTAAAGGTTGCTTTTGCAGTCGAATCCGCAGCAAGCTCTTCGTAATAAAAAGGATCAGGACGCTCTACAAGCATCATCATTTTTACCATTTCTCCGCGCGTTAGCTCATCATTTGGATGCACCATGCCATCCTCATCAATGTTTAAAGCACCATAGCTGATTAATAGCGAAAGTGCATCCTCTGCCCAATGCCCATCAATATCCTTGACATCTTCGGCAGAAACCACTGGCTCACCAGTATCCCGCGACATGTATTCCCCTTCAATGGCATCGAAATACGTTTCCCACTGACTTGGATTTTCTCGCAGTTGATAAACAAGCTGGATTGATTCCTCTTGACTATCCTCATCCGGAAGAGAAAGATACACAGGTTCAACAGAATAAGGCTCTAAAATCTCAGGACGAACATCAGCAATCGGCAGCGCCTGATCTGTTGACGGGCCAGTAAAGTCAACATCCCAATTCACGTAATACCCTTTTAGTTCACCGGTTTTTCCATCAATGCGAATATCAATACCTTGACTTTCTACAAGTGCCCCATCTAAGACACGATCAAAATTGATATTATAATCCGATCCATAGCTGTATCCTGGCTGCGGGCTTTCCGTTAATTGATGCAGCAAATGTGGTGAATACGTTTCTATCCATTTAACAGCGTGATCGTATGCCTCGTCACGGTCCATCGTTTTTTCCTTATCTGTCTCACTTGTAGGTGAATAGGTTGAATACATTAACAACTCGCCTGTCTCAGCATGAATATCGCCACTGACTCTTTCATTTGTCTCTTCATTTAAAAAGCTTAAACTCCACAGAGAGTTATTATCATATTGGCTAAACGACACATTCTGTAAAGTAGCGTCGTCAGAAACATCTACGACTTCTTTAAAATGGGCAATCGCTTCTTCCTGCGTCAAAGCATCTTTTTTCGCTGGACGCTCTGCTTGAGGCTCATCCTTTAATCGTTTTAAAGGTGCTGTTTTTCTATCTTCAACTTGACCATCTGGTCGCATCCACTCGCCTGTTTTAGCGTTGAGTAGTGTTGCGGAGGAAGCTAAATCGTATACGAGGGCAACTTTCGGCTCTTCACCGACAGAACGCGACGTATACATTTTTTTGTAGACGAGCTGCAAAGGTAGATCATCTGCAAAGCGTTTATTCGCTTCTTCCTGCTTGATCATGTTATTCGTTGCAGGGAAATCACGAGCTTCTTGCCACGATAAGGAAAGAAAAGACACCTTTCCATCACCACGAACATCAATAGAAACATCATTTTCAGGATAAGGAATGCCATTGACCTCTTGTGGAAAACTGTAACTGTAAACGACACGTCCGCCTAATGGCGGCTTATCTCCCTGACCAGTTTCTTCTTCATCGCCGAGTTGTTCGTAAATCTCTGGAAATTCTTTGGCGATATATTCTTTTGCAATTTGTTTTGCTTCTTCACGATTCACTTCTGGAGGATACTGGCTGACTTGCTTCTGGAGCGGTAACGAAATACGGTATGATGCCACTTCGTTTGTCATTGCGTTTACTTCTACAAAAACCGAGCCATGGTACATCGCTGTTTCTTTTTCATCTTTTTCTTGCTGCCATTGAACGTTCCACACTGGCCCTTCA is from Litoribacterium kuwaitense and encodes:
- a CDS encoding YcdB/YcdC domain-containing protein → MAISIPTAGAYAEVPAVVQEDMPIRSSIQTSESAPSSSTSNMNVRMDTMKSEEELKELASVTKEEAIETAKAFKDIPAGYSLQSVSLSSYGEGPVWNVQWQQEKDEKETAMYHGSVFVEVNAMTNEVASYRISLPLQKQVSQYPPEVNREEAKQIAKEYIAKEFPEIYEQLGDEEETGQGDKPPLGGRVVYSYSFPQEVNGIPYPENDVSIDVRGDGKVSFLSLSWQEARDFPATNNMIKQEEANKRFADDLPLQLVYKKMYTSRSVGEEPKVALVYDLASSATLLNAKTGEWMRPDGQVEDRKTAPLKRLKDEPQAERPAKKDALTQEEAIAHFKEVVDVSDDATLQNVSFSQYDNNSLWSLSFLNEETNERVSGDIHAETGELLMYSTYSPTSETDKEKTMDRDEAYDHAVKWIETYSPHLLHQLTESPQPGYSYGSDYNINFDRVLDGALVESQGIDIRIDGKTGELKGYYVNWDVDFTGPSTDQALPIADVRPEILEPYSVEPVYLSLPDEDSQEESIQLVYQLRENPSQWETYFDAIEGEYMSRDTGEPVVSAEDVKDIDGHWAEDALSLLISYGALNIDEDGMVHPNDELTRGEMVKMMMLVERPDPFYYEELAADSTAKATFNDVSADSPYFAFVEAAVRQGYLNPEDSKDFNPNAVVERDALALFITRVLGYEELADANDLFQIDFADADDIDNKGAAAIVHHFEIMEGMNDEFKPDASVTRAQAATVFTRLLSVRADMDQ